A genome region from Bemisia tabaci chromosome 3, PGI_BMITA_v3 includes the following:
- the LOC109029915 gene encoding uncharacterized protein has product MAPINIALVIILLCLFQNSIVETKNVCTKWWKNDAFANHNCYSWCADKYGRPTPRGKLPNTVGLLIIQPPFAKGRCVSKKCVCYVNTPYRKLLSKKDKARAWCIFHRVCKKVFKKLENKFAHDPKLSVINHSIPGFVGR; this is encoded by the exons ATGGCTCCAATAAATATCGCTCTAGTCATCATTCTCCTATgtttgtttcaaaattcaatcgTGGAAACTAAAAACG TGTGCACGAAATGGTGGAAGAACGACGCGTTTGCCAACCATAATTGCTACTCTTGGTGCGCAGACAAATATGGTCGGCCGACCCCAAGGGGAAAATTGCCAAACACGGTGGGATTACTCATCATTCAGCCTCCGTTCGCGAAAGGCCGCTGTGTCTCCAAGAAGTGCGTCTGTTACGTCAACACTCCGTACAGGAAACTCCTATCGAAGAAGGACAAAGCTAGGGCCTGGTgtatttttcacagagtttgCAAAAAGGTCTTCAAGAAACTTGAAAACAAATTCGCGCACGATCCGAAACTGAGCGTGATTAACCATTCAATTCCAGGGTTCGTGGGGCGCTGA